A section of the Roseovarius sp. W115 genome encodes:
- a CDS encoding cyclopropane-fatty-acyl-phospholipid synthase family protein — translation MILTDTGGQRDLPRYFSQMFAVAQRLQHGRLDIGLDDGRVFRVEGAAPGPVAHVDIHNDDVFARLVREGYLGFCDAYLDGWWSTPDLQAFMDLVNTDNDDMYNGYPGQKLVELYEKLRFWFQRNTRKQARKNISYHYDLGNDFYALWLDDTMTYSSAIFETGQESLEKAQIAKYASMVDQMGVKPGDHVLEIGCGWGGFAEYAAKERGLKVTGLTISKEQFNYAQERIEKAGLSDQVEFKLQDYRDEQGQYDGIASIEMFEAVGEKYWPVYFDTVRARLKAGANATLQIITVGDHRFEAYKNDVDFIQKYIFPGGMLPSPSALKTQAERAGLTVQRSIEFGESYRQTLRRWHETFNEKWDQVAKLGFDARFQRMWNFYLTSCAGAFLTGNCDVTQITIARPE, via the coding sequence ATGATCCTGACAGACACAGGCGGTCAGCGCGATCTGCCGCGCTATTTCAGTCAAATGTTTGCCGTGGCTCAGCGATTGCAGCATGGACGGCTGGACATTGGTCTGGACGATGGGCGGGTGTTTCGCGTTGAAGGCGCCGCGCCAGGACCGGTGGCGCATGTCGATATTCACAATGACGATGTCTTTGCGCGGCTTGTGCGCGAAGGATATCTTGGGTTTTGCGACGCATATCTGGATGGCTGGTGGAGCACGCCGGATTTGCAGGCCTTCATGGATCTCGTGAACACCGACAACGACGACATGTATAACGGCTACCCCGGTCAGAAGCTGGTTGAACTCTATGAGAAGCTGCGCTTCTGGTTTCAGCGCAACACCAGGAAACAGGCGCGTAAGAACATCAGCTATCACTATGATTTGGGAAATGATTTCTATGCGCTCTGGCTCGATGACACGATGACTTATTCCAGTGCTATCTTCGAGACAGGTCAGGAAAGCCTTGAGAAGGCGCAGATCGCAAAATACGCCTCGATGGTTGATCAGATGGGAGTGAAACCCGGGGATCACGTGCTTGAAATCGGCTGCGGCTGGGGTGGATTTGCCGAATACGCCGCCAAAGAGCGGGGATTGAAGGTCACAGGGCTGACCATCAGCAAAGAGCAGTTCAACTATGCGCAAGAACGTATTGAAAAAGCAGGACTTTCTGATCAAGTAGAGTTCAAGCTACAGGACTATCGCGACGAGCAGGGGCAATATGACGGTATTGCCAGCATCGAGATGTTTGAAGCGGTGGGCGAGAAATACTGGCCGGTTTACTTCGACACCGTCCGCGCCCGCCTCAAGGCTGGGGCCAATGCCACGCTACAAATCATCACTGTGGGTGACCATCGCTTTGAAGCCTACAAGAATGATGTTGATTTCATTCAAAAATACATTTTTCCCGGTGGCATGCTTCCCAGTCCGTCAGCCTTAAAAACACAAGCTGAACGCGCAGGGCTTACAGTGCAAAGGTCGATTGAATTTGGTGAAAGTTACAGGCAGACGCTTCGGCGCTGGCACGAGACATTCAATGAAAAATGGGATCAGGTCGCGAAATTGGGCTTTG
- a CDS encoding cryptochrome/photolyase family protein → MSDTSPTILWLRRDLRLADHPALLAAVKRSGPVIPVFIRDHSVDSLGAAPKWRLGLSLAQLAKRLDDMSSQLIFRSGEAMAVLEQLISETGATAVHWSRLYDPDAIARDTLIKGALKQRGVEAESFAGHVLFEPWTVETKTGGFYRVYSPMWRAVRDRTVPEPQAAPSKLPAPETWPETETLDQWAMGAAMKRGAPVCLPHQRVGEEAARDRLDWFMANSIPPYKDDRNMPALDATSGMSENLTYGEISPRQCWHAGQRALDEGGGRGAEHWLKELVWREFAYHLVYHTPEILAGNWKSDWDAFPWNEDEDHPEVAAWKQGRTGEPFVDAAMREMYVTGKMHNRARMIVASYLTKHLMTHWKIGMRWFEDCLTDWDIAANAMGWQWTAGSGPDAAPYFRIFNPETQAEKFDPDGVYRRRWIAEGHENPTKTALSYFDAVPKSWNLSASALYPERIVDLSGGRNRALQAYEARTF, encoded by the coding sequence ATGAGTGACACGTCACCCACCATCTTGTGGCTGCGCCGTGATTTGCGGCTGGCTGATCATCCCGCGCTTTTAGCCGCGGTCAAACGCAGTGGCCCAGTCATCCCGGTGTTCATTCGCGATCATAGTGTGGACTCTTTGGGAGCGGCGCCCAAATGGCGGCTGGGTCTGTCCCTGGCGCAGTTGGCCAAGCGCCTAGATGACATGAGCAGCCAGCTCATTTTTCGCAGTGGCGAGGCCATGGCTGTGCTGGAGCAACTGATCTCTGAGACCGGTGCAACGGCCGTACATTGGTCGCGGCTTTACGATCCGGATGCTATCGCGCGCGATACATTAATCAAGGGCGCGCTCAAGCAGCGTGGCGTCGAGGCTGAGAGTTTCGCCGGTCATGTCTTGTTTGAACCATGGACGGTTGAGACCAAAACCGGCGGATTTTACCGGGTCTATTCACCGATGTGGCGCGCAGTACGCGACAGGACCGTGCCCGAGCCTCAGGCCGCGCCGTCAAAACTCCCTGCGCCGGAAACCTGGCCTGAAACGGAAACCTTGGATCAATGGGCAATGGGGGCCGCGATGAAGCGCGGAGCGCCCGTGTGTCTGCCACATCAACGGGTTGGGGAAGAGGCCGCACGCGACCGGCTGGACTGGTTCATGGCCAATTCGATCCCGCCCTACAAAGATGACCGCAACATGCCTGCTCTTGATGCGACATCGGGCATGTCCGAAAATCTCACCTATGGCGAGATTTCTCCGCGCCAGTGCTGGCATGCAGGACAGCGTGCCTTGGACGAAGGCGGAGGACGAGGGGCAGAACATTGGCTCAAGGAACTCGTGTGGCGCGAGTTTGCCTACCATCTGGTCTATCACACACCCGAAATCCTTGCAGGCAACTGGAAATCGGATTGGGATGCATTTCCCTGGAACGAGGATGAGGATCATCCCGAGGTCGCTGCCTGGAAACAGGGACGCACAGGAGAGCCTTTCGTCGATGCCGCCATGCGTGAGATGTATGTGACCGGCAAGATGCACAATCGTGCCCGGATGATTGTCGCAAGTTACCTCACCAAGCATCTGATGACACATTGGAAAATCGGAATGCGCTGGTTTGAGGATTGCCTGACCGACTGGGACATTGCCGCCAATGCGATGGGCTGGCAGTGGACGGCAGGAAGCGGACCGGACGCCGCACCGTACTTTCGAATCTTCAACCCCGAAACACAGGCCGAGAAGTTTGATCCTGACGGCGTCTACCGCCGTCGTTGGATCGCCGAAGGTCACGAAAACCCCACCAAAACCGCGCTGAGCTACTTCGACGCCGTTCCCAAAAGCTGGAACTTGTCGGCCTCGGCGCTTTACCCAGAACGCATCGTCGATCTAAGCGGCGGACGCAACCGCGCGCTACAAGCATATGAGGCCAGAACGTTTTGA
- a CDS encoding aminotransferase class V-fold PLP-dependent enzyme encodes MKLDTDFVRAQFPAFDEPSLQGQAFFENAGGSYTCGPVIERLERYYRQRKVQPYAPYAASRLAGEEMDEARARLSAMLGVAPDELSFGPSTTQNTYVLVQAFREWLSPGDAIIVTDQDHEANSGPWRRLADAGIEVREWQINPETGLLELEALENLLDESVRLVCFPHCSNIVGAVNPIVEITSAAHAAGAFVCVDGVSYAPHGFVNVGDMGPDIYLFSAYKTYGPHQGIMVIRRELGELLPNQGHWFNVNSLYKRFTPAGPDHAQVAASAGMADYYDMLATHHGITGEATDRAAGVLKLMRTHETELLQPLLDYLGDKNSVRLIGPRDAADKAPTVAVELAGPGEEAAAQLAQHGIMTGGGDFYGSRPLQAMGIDLDKGVLRLSFVHYTSKAEVDKLLNALDETL; translated from the coding sequence ATGAAACTCGATACAGACTTCGTACGGGCCCAGTTTCCCGCCTTTGACGAGCCAAGCCTTCAAGGCCAGGCGTTCTTTGAAAATGCCGGTGGGTCTTACACCTGTGGACCCGTGATTGAACGGTTGGAGCGCTATTACCGACAGCGCAAAGTGCAGCCCTACGCGCCGTATGCGGCAAGCCGGTTGGCGGGCGAAGAAATGGATGAGGCGCGTGCGCGTCTTTCGGCCATGCTCGGGGTGGCCCCGGATGAGCTAAGCTTCGGGCCGTCCACCACGCAGAACACCTATGTTCTGGTGCAGGCTTTTCGTGAATGGCTGAGCCCCGGTGATGCGATCATCGTTACGGATCAGGATCACGAGGCCAATTCCGGGCCATGGCGGCGGTTGGCCGATGCGGGCATCGAGGTGCGTGAATGGCAGATCAATCCCGAGACAGGGCTTTTGGAACTGGAAGCGCTTGAAAACCTACTGGATGAAAGCGTGCGGCTGGTCTGTTTTCCGCATTGTTCAAACATCGTCGGTGCGGTGAACCCAATTGTTGAGATCACCTCAGCAGCGCACGCAGCCGGCGCGTTTGTCTGTGTCGATGGCGTCTCTTATGCGCCGCATGGATTTGTGAATGTGGGCGATATGGGCCCCGACATTTACCTCTTTTCGGCCTACAAGACCTACGGGCCGCATCAGGGCATCATGGTGATCCGCCGAGAGCTGGGAGAGCTGTTGCCAAATCAGGGGCATTGGTTCAACGTAAACAGCCTGTACAAGCGGTTCACGCCAGCGGGGCCTGACCATGCGCAAGTGGCGGCGAGCGCGGGGATGGCGGACTACTATGATATGCTGGCCACGCATCACGGAATCACAGGCGAAGCTACAGACCGCGCGGCCGGTGTGCTTAAATTGATGCGCACCCATGAAACCGAACTGTTGCAACCTTTGTTGGATTACCTCGGCGACAAGAATTCCGTGCGTCTCATCGGTCCGCGCGATGCAGCCGACAAAGCACCCACTGTGGCGGTGGAATTGGCCGGACCCGGCGAAGAGGCCGCCGCTCAACTGGCACAACACGGCATCATGACCGGCGGAGGAGATTTCTACGGATCACGTCCGCTTCAGGCCATGGGAATTGATCTGGACAAGGGCGTGCTGCGACTTAGCTTTGTGCACTACACGTCGAAAGCTGAAGTCGACAAGCTTTTGAACGCGTTGGACGAAACACTGTAA
- a CDS encoding BCCT family transporter: protein MSIKPPFTDVDIKTQDGGFYKDNSLPIALISKSIMVGLVLWALVFPANANGTLGSLNSQLLEVFNQFYIIIVGCFIFFLLAVALMPKTGARVMGPPGEKPEFSNFSWFSMMFGAGLGVGLMVFATAEPLSLWGSNPIVVAGEVKGNTEEAIQSAYRYTFAHYGFHAWAIYVVTGLSLAYYAYTRNMPLTIRSALTPLFGSALNGFLGHVVDVLGVVATILGVSVTIGYGVSQFIDGVYAITGMDWMMNIVEGEAPAPGKVGLIAGLLMIMGMSIISAVSGVGRGVKYLSNLNLVLSVILLLTFVIFGSFTFAMSTYGSAFVDYIINFFSISFSAWGPQSEADFAAAIPEAAQPLAGELFAGATNAWSAWGGSVGFDVFKSGLEGATAELDDATLAAVYEAGNQGRQFGWQAGWTTFYWAWWIAFSPFVGLFLARISKGRTVREFIIGCVIAPALVCFAWMTILGGTAIDLEMSGAAEGAIVGASNTAKLFVTLGQMLEPGLLSALTIMCVVLIMTFLVTSADSGILVMNTIMSGGSQETGIKHRIIWGLILTAVIGTLIIAAGENNPMDALRNAMIIGALPFTMVMGLMCVALAKALYRDGLREKHGVAEANPAE from the coding sequence ATGAGTATCAAACCACCGTTCACGGACGTGGACATTAAAACGCAGGATGGAGGCTTTTACAAAGACAACAGCCTGCCTATCGCGCTGATTTCTAAATCAATTATGGTTGGCCTTGTGCTATGGGCTCTTGTCTTTCCAGCCAACGCAAACGGCACTTTGGGAAGCCTGAACAGTCAACTTCTTGAAGTGTTCAACCAGTTCTACATCATCATTGTGGGATGTTTTATCTTCTTTTTGCTGGCCGTCGCCCTCATGCCGAAAACTGGCGCACGCGTGATGGGACCACCCGGCGAAAAGCCCGAGTTTTCGAATTTCTCTTGGTTTTCCATGATGTTCGGCGCTGGTCTTGGCGTGGGTTTGATGGTCTTTGCTACGGCTGAACCGCTGAGCCTGTGGGGATCGAACCCTATCGTCGTCGCAGGAGAGGTTAAAGGCAACACAGAAGAAGCGATCCAGTCGGCCTATCGCTACACGTTTGCGCATTACGGCTTTCATGCCTGGGCCATCTACGTGGTGACCGGGCTGAGCCTCGCCTATTACGCCTACACACGCAACATGCCATTGACGATCCGCTCTGCGCTAACCCCGCTCTTTGGCTCTGCGCTAAACGGTTTTCTGGGTCACGTCGTTGATGTGCTGGGTGTTGTGGCCACGATCCTTGGCGTGTCTGTCACGATCGGATATGGCGTGAGCCAGTTCATCGACGGTGTCTATGCCATCACCGGCATGGATTGGATGATGAACATCGTCGAAGGCGAAGCCCCTGCACCGGGCAAAGTCGGTCTGATTGCGGGCTTGCTGATGATCATGGGGATGTCAATCATATCGGCTGTGTCAGGCGTTGGACGTGGGGTGAAATACCTCTCAAACCTCAATCTGGTCCTCTCGGTGATCTTGCTGCTCACCTTTGTGATCTTCGGCTCTTTCACATTTGCGATGTCGACTTATGGCTCAGCATTTGTTGACTACATCATCAACTTCTTCTCGATTAGTTTCTCCGCTTGGGGACCACAATCTGAAGCAGACTTTGCTGCGGCTATCCCAGAAGCGGCGCAACCGCTGGCCGGTGAGCTTTTTGCTGGGGCCACCAACGCCTGGAGCGCTTGGGGAGGGTCTGTAGGCTTTGACGTCTTTAAGTCAGGTCTTGAAGGAGCAACTGCAGAGCTGGACGACGCCACATTGGCGGCTGTCTATGAAGCGGGCAACCAAGGGCGTCAATTCGGCTGGCAGGCCGGATGGACCACGTTCTATTGGGCCTGGTGGATCGCGTTCTCGCCGTTTGTGGGCCTGTTCTTGGCGCGCATTTCCAAAGGCCGCACCGTGCGTGAATTCATCATCGGTTGCGTCATCGCACCGGCATTGGTCTGCTTTGCTTGGATGACCATCCTGGGTGGTACAGCGATTGACCTTGAGATGAGCGGTGCTGCGGAAGGCGCCATCGTTGGTGCATCTAACACGGCAAAGCTCTTTGTCACTTTGGGTCAAATGCTTGAGCCAGGCCTTCTTTCTGCACTGACGATCATGTGCGTTGTGCTGATCATGACCTTCCTAGTCACATCAGCGGACTCCGGCATCCTTGTGATGAACACCATCATGTCTGGTGGTAGCCAGGAAACAGGCATCAAGCACCGTATCATCTGGGGTCTGATCCTGACGGCGGTGATTGGCACGCTGATCATTGCCGCGGGCGAAAACAACCCGATGGACGCGCTCAGAAACGCAATGATCATCGGCGCGCTGCCCTTTACCATGGTGATGGGCCTGATGTGCGTGGCGCTGGCCAAGGCGCTTTATCGCGATGGCCTTCGTGAAAAGCATGGTGTGGCTGAGGCCAATCCGGCTGAGTAA
- a CDS encoding sulfurtransferase/chromate resistance protein translates to MPAPNAITVSQLNRLIGTADCPDIIDVCIQEDFDQDPYLIPGSRRHPHTDITGMIETLRTPRAIVVCQKGLKLSQGVAAWLRSEGIQAEYLQGGMYSWRETKDALRVPASALPEPTGHQTLWVTRHRPKIDRIACPWLIRRFVDRGARFLFVSPDDVEAVAEKFNAVPFDIEGVFWSHRGDACTFDAMLEEFKLTSPALSRMADVIRAADTNRNADHPAAAGLLAVSVGLSRQFREDHAQLEAGMTLYDALYRWARDGYEETHDWPSSRGA, encoded by the coding sequence ATGCCTGCACCGAATGCAATTACTGTTTCCCAACTCAACCGCCTGATTGGCACAGCTGACTGCCCGGATATCATTGATGTCTGTATCCAAGAGGATTTTGACCAAGACCCCTATCTTATCCCCGGATCGCGGCGGCATCCGCATACCGATATCACGGGAATGATCGAAACGCTGAGAACACCGCGCGCAATTGTCGTTTGCCAAAAGGGGCTGAAGCTCAGTCAGGGCGTTGCGGCGTGGCTGCGCAGTGAAGGTATCCAGGCAGAGTATCTGCAAGGGGGGATGTATAGTTGGCGCGAGACCAAGGACGCCTTGCGAGTGCCAGCAAGCGCCCTGCCCGAACCCACGGGTCACCAGACGCTCTGGGTCACGCGGCACCGGCCCAAGATTGACCGCATTGCCTGTCCCTGGCTTATTCGCCGATTCGTTGATCGGGGGGCGCGGTTTCTCTTTGTCTCGCCCGACGATGTTGAGGCGGTGGCTGAGAAGTTCAACGCCGTGCCTTTTGACATCGAAGGCGTGTTCTGGTCGCATCGTGGCGACGCATGCACTTTTGATGCCATGCTGGAGGAATTCAAACTGACCTCCCCGGCCCTGTCTCGCATGGCAGATGTCATTCGCGCCGCCGACACAAACAGAAACGCAGACCACCCCGCCGCCGCTGGCCTTCTGGCTGTGTCTGTTGGTCTCTCGCGCCAGTTTCGAGAGGATCACGCCCAGCTTGAGGCGGGCATGACGCTCTATGATGCCCTGTACCGCTGGGCACGAGATGGGTATGAGGAAACCCATGATTGGCCGAGCAGCCGGGGCGCATGA
- the chrA gene encoding chromate efflux transporter, with the protein MMQVSTSELIRVFGRIGVLSFGGPAAQISLMQTELVDRHKWLTEDQFLKALSFCMLLPGPEAMQLATYAGWRLRGVPGGLLAGLLFVLPGALVITALGFGYAYFGQVPLVQTAFLGIKAAVVVIVFQALFKLARRALTSGLSRALALAAFIAIFFLSVPFPIIIACAALIGWVLSEPAAERTSHTPVTERPETLSTVAIWGTLWAAPIGLLWLIEADLLLEMALFFSKLAIVTFGGAYAVLAYMTQEIVQSYGWLTTDQMIDSLGLAETTPGPLILVTQFTAFLTGFQTGGPGLALAAAVITLWVTFIPCFLWIFVAAPYVEALLARPRLKGAFDAISASVAGVILNLAVWFTLHVLFAQVPQTRFGPLPEIESLLWVNAVLIALAALIFLKLRWPMVPTLLAMAALAGVSQPIFGL; encoded by the coding sequence ATGATGCAGGTTTCCACTTCTGAGCTCATCCGCGTCTTTGGGCGCATCGGCGTCCTGTCCTTTGGCGGACCGGCGGCACAAATCTCGCTCATGCAAACCGAACTTGTGGACCGCCACAAATGGCTGACTGAAGACCAGTTTCTCAAAGCGCTGTCCTTTTGCATGCTCTTGCCGGGGCCGGAGGCGATGCAACTGGCCACCTATGCCGGATGGCGGTTGCGCGGGGTGCCGGGTGGTCTACTGGCCGGGCTGCTTTTCGTGTTGCCTGGCGCTTTGGTGATCACGGCTCTTGGTTTTGGTTACGCCTACTTTGGACAGGTTCCGCTCGTCCAAACCGCGTTCCTGGGCATCAAGGCCGCTGTTGTGGTCATCGTTTTTCAGGCGCTGTTCAAATTGGCGCGCCGCGCGCTTACCTCTGGCCTTTCCCGCGCGCTGGCCCTTGCGGCGTTTATCGCGATCTTCTTTCTGTCCGTGCCATTCCCAATCATCATCGCCTGCGCGGCTCTCATAGGTTGGGTCTTGTCTGAACCCGCCGCAGAACGAACCTCACATACGCCCGTAACGGAACGCCCAGAAACTCTCAGCACAGTTGCGATCTGGGGCACACTTTGGGCGGCCCCTATCGGGCTTCTTTGGCTCATCGAGGCCGATCTGCTACTCGAGATGGCGCTATTTTTCTCGAAACTGGCCATCGTGACCTTTGGCGGCGCCTATGCCGTGCTGGCCTACATGACGCAGGAGATCGTGCAATCCTATGGCTGGCTCACCACCGATCAGATGATCGACAGCCTGGGCCTGGCAGAAACCACGCCCGGCCCCCTGATCCTGGTCACACAGTTCACCGCTTTTCTGACCGGCTTTCAAACCGGCGGGCCGGGTCTGGCGCTGGCCGCAGCGGTCATAACGCTATGGGTCACGTTCATCCCATGCTTTCTTTGGATTTTCGTCGCGGCACCCTATGTGGAGGCCCTGCTTGCCCGCCCGCGGCTCAAAGGTGCGTTTGACGCCATTTCCGCCAGCGTGGCGGGGGTTATCCTGAACCTTGCCGTCTGGTTCACCTTGCATGTGCTCTTTGCGCAAGTGCCGCAAACGCGTTTCGGTCCTCTGCCCGAGATCGAAAGCTTGTTATGGGTCAATGCCGTTCTCATAGCCCTCGCCGCCTTGATCTTTCTCAAGTTGCGATGGCCCATGGTGCCCACGCTTCTCGCAATGGCCGCCCTAGCGGGCGTTTCACAGCCGATCTTCGGTCTCTGA
- a CDS encoding SspB family protein, with product MTRSIDYGKLMHRAMRNLIQDVLCDVRDNGLPGAHHFFITFETTHPETNIADWLKERYPSEMTVVMQHWFDNLTVTDDGFSVTLNFGDQPENLYIPYDAIQTFVDPSVEFGLRFESQEDEDEEDTASQTDSSDEEVAAPEPDTAVEADVVSLDSFRK from the coding sequence ATGACGCGCTCCATCGACTACGGAAAACTGATGCATCGTGCGATGCGCAACCTGATCCAGGATGTGCTTTGCGATGTGCGTGACAATGGTCTGCCTGGCGCGCACCATTTCTTTATCACCTTTGAGACCACGCATCCTGAAACCAACATCGCCGATTGGTTGAAAGAACGATATCCCAGTGAAATGACTGTGGTGATGCAGCATTGGTTCGACAATCTGACAGTGACCGATGACGGCTTTTCCGTGACATTGAATTTCGGGGATCAACCGGAAAATCTGTATATTCCCTATGACGCGATCCAGACTTTTGTTGACCCGTCTGTGGAATTTGGTCTGCGGTTTGAGTCGCAGGAAGACGAGGACGAAGAAGACACAGCGTCCCAAACTGATAGCAGCGACGAAGAGGTCGCGGCCCCGGAGCCCGACACAGCCGTCGAAGCGGATGTGGTCAGCCTCGACAGTTTCCGCAAATAG
- the fumC gene encoding class II fumarate hydratase: MSKTRTESDSFGPLEVPIEKYWGAQTQRSLMNFPIGWETQPVAIVRALGVIKQACAMANKASGALDAKLGDAIIQAASEVVDGKLDDHFPLVVWQTGSGTQSNMNANEVIANRAIEILGGTIGAKDPVHPNDHCNMGQSSNDTFPTAMHIATAMSVRDVLLPGLQKLLAGLEQKSEEFKDIIKIGRTHTQDATPLTLGQEFSGYAHQIRQGIARVEACLPGIYELAQGGTAVGTGLNTTHGWGETVAANMAEITGLPFVTAPNKFEALAAHDAMVFMSGALATVAGSCYKIANDIRFLGSGPRSGLGELILPENEPGSSIMPGKVNPTQAEALTQVAAHVMGNDAAMKFAGSQGHFELNVYNPMMSYNLLQSIQLLGDATDSFTERMLLGIQANEPRIDKLMKESLMLVTALAPTIGYDNATKVAKTAHKNGTTLKEEAIALGFVDEETFDRVVRPEDMIGPKDA; encoded by the coding sequence ATGTCCAAGACGCGCACCGAATCCGATAGTTTCGGCCCTCTGGAGGTTCCCATCGAGAAATACTGGGGTGCGCAAACACAACGGTCCTTGATGAACTTTCCCATCGGATGGGAGACACAACCCGTCGCGATCGTCCGTGCGCTTGGGGTGATCAAACAGGCATGCGCGATGGCCAACAAAGCCTCTGGCGCATTAGACGCCAAGCTGGGGGATGCGATCATTCAGGCGGCCAGTGAAGTGGTGGATGGCAAGCTGGATGATCACTTCCCGCTGGTTGTCTGGCAAACCGGCTCTGGCACGCAATCCAACATGAATGCCAATGAGGTTATCGCCAACCGCGCGATTGAAATTTTGGGGGGCACTATCGGCGCCAAGGACCCCGTGCATCCCAATGATCACTGCAATATGGGGCAGTCTTCGAACGACACGTTTCCCACCGCGATGCATATCGCAACGGCGATGAGCGTGCGCGATGTGCTTTTGCCGGGGCTGCAGAAACTCCTCGCCGGGTTAGAGCAGAAATCCGAAGAATTCAAAGACATCATCAAGATCGGCCGCACCCATACACAGGATGCCACGCCGCTCACGCTGGGACAGGAGTTTTCTGGCTACGCGCATCAGATCCGGCAGGGCATTGCGCGTGTTGAGGCCTGCCTGCCAGGTATCTACGAACTAGCCCAGGGCGGCACGGCGGTAGGCACGGGTCTGAACACCACGCACGGCTGGGGCGAGACCGTGGCGGCCAATATGGCAGAGATCACCGGGCTTCCTTTTGTCACCGCGCCTAACAAGTTCGAAGCCTTGGCCGCGCATGACGCCATGGTGTTCATGTCTGGTGCTTTGGCCACCGTGGCGGGCAGCTGTTACAAAATTGCCAATGACATCCGGTTCCTCGGCTCTGGTCCACGGTCTGGTCTGGGCGAATTGATCCTGCCGGAAAATGAACCGGGCTCGTCCATCATGCCGGGCAAGGTCAACCCAACCCAAGCCGAGGCTCTGACGCAGGTGGCCGCGCATGTGATGGGCAATGATGCCGCAATGAAATTTGCCGGATCCCAAGGTCATTTTGAGTTGAACGTCTACAACCCGATGATGTCCTACAACCTGCTGCAGTCGATCCAGCTTTTGGGCGACGCCACTGACAGCTTTACGGAACGCATGCTGTTGGGCATTCAGGCCAATGAACCGCGCATCGACAAGCTGATGAAAGAAAGCCTGATGCTGGTCACGGCGTTGGCACCGACCATTGGGTATGACAACGCCACCAAGGTTGCCAAAACCGCGCATAAGAACGGCACGACGCTGAAGGAAGAGGCGATTGCGCTTGGCTTTGTTGATGAGGAAACCTTTGACCGCGTGGTGCGCCCTGAGGACATGATCGGCCCGAAAGACGCATGA
- a CDS encoding DUF4169 family protein: protein MSKPVNLNQFRKAKARKEGRAQADENAVKFGRSKVDKELERRRSQKAHETLDQHRRDE from the coding sequence ATGAGCAAACCCGTCAACCTGAACCAGTTTCGCAAGGCCAAGGCTCGCAAGGAAGGACGCGCTCAGGCGGATGAAAACGCGGTGAAGTTTGGACGCAGCAAAGTCGATAAAGAGCTGGAACGCAGGCGATCTCAAAAAGCGCATGAGACGCTGGATCAGCATCGGCGCGACGAATGA
- a CDS encoding ribbon-helix-helix domain-containing protein — protein MSGRPVKHSLSLRGHRTSVSLEDEFWQAFRDIAAERGQPINALAAEIDAARGVEMGLASAIRVFVLRHYRG, from the coding sequence ATGAGCGGACGGCCTGTTAAACACTCGCTCAGTTTGCGTGGCCACCGCACCAGCGTGTCTTTGGAAGATGAGTTCTGGCAGGCTTTTCGGGACATTGCGGCTGAGCGCGGACAACCGATCAACGCTCTCGCTGCTGAAATAGACGCCGCTCGCGGGGTTGAGATGGGACTGGCCTCGGCCATCCGGGTGTTCGTGCTGCGCCACTATCGCGGTTAA
- a CDS encoding N-(5'-phosphoribosyl)anthranilate isomerase — protein MSHLHLMLPADIWMQKIFDAKAAREGGVVRRSTRDVERIVGRSRFLNEVQRRGYHAVENSGQIVIFCNNDRVQVLC, from the coding sequence ATGTCACATCTACATCTCATGCTGCCTGCTGACATCTGGATGCAAAAAATCTTCGACGCCAAGGCCGCACGCGAAGGCGGCGTGGTCCGGCGCAGCACGCGGGATGTGGAGCGCATTGTCGGACGCAGCCGTTTCTTGAACGAAGTGCAGCGCCGCGGGTATCACGCCGTAGAGAACTCCGGTCAGATTGTCATCTTCTGCAACAATGACCGCGTTCAGGTTCTTTGCTGA